GTATCGCCGTAAAAGCTAAACTAGACAGCGGAGCACTGACCTCGTCATTAGATGCTCGCAATATTGAAATGTTTGAGAAAGATGGTGAGGAGTGGGTTCGATTTCGTCTGAAGCTCGAGGATCAAGAGAGCGGTGAAACGTTTAGTGATCAGATCGAGCGGCCTCTCTACCGAGAGCAAAAGGTGCGTGGCGCCGGTGGTCGTGATGAGCGTCCGGTGGTGCTAATGGACGTTTGCATGGGCGACACAGTGTATGAAGAGCAATTTAGTCTGCGAGATCGTGAAGAGATGCTCTATCCGCTGCTCTTGGGGCGCCGCACTATTAGCCATTTAGGGTTATTAGATGTGCGCAATACCTTTCTTCAAACCCCTGAGTGTGGGGAAAACGCGGCCTACGTCCCCCACGACCCAGCAGATGAACAGTCCTAATCACGCCATTTGCTAGTTTAATCGGCGATTAAAAAAGTCGCGATAACAGTGCGGTGACGGCAGTTTCCACTCGTAAGATGCGAGGGCCTAAATGCATGCCCTCGCAGCCTGCCTCTAGCAGTTTTTCAACTTCCCAGGGTATAAACCCGCCTTCTGGTCCAACAAGGAGCAGTATTTGTCCGTCAATGTTTCGTGGGCAGGCATTTGGCATGCCAGGGTGCGCCACCAAGCCGCGTCGGTCTTTTAGTTGCTCTGGTAACTGTTCTTCTAGAAAAGGGCGAAAGCCTTTGCACAACGTCACACTAGGCAATTGTGTGTCGCGCGCTTGCTCAAGACCCAATACTAAGTGATGGTGAATTTTTTCCGCACGGAGTTCTGGGGACTGCCAGTAGCTTTTTTCCACCCGTTTGGTGTGAAGCAGTGTAATATTTTTTACGCCAAGGGCCGTGACATGTTCTAAGGTACGTGCCAGCATCCTGGGCCGAGGAAGCGCCAATACTAAATGGACTGGCAGGAGCGGCGGGGGCGGCTCATTTAGGCTTTCCAGTGTAAACGTTGCCTGAGTATTATGCAGTTCGATTAGCTGCGCTTTCCCCATCTGGCCGCCCTGCAGGCCGACGGTGAAGTGGTCTCCTACACAGGCGCGGTGTACCTCGCGTAAATGGGTGATACGTCGTGCGTCAGTAAGGTAAGCATAAGCTCCCTTCACTTCGCTCGGGTCAAGCAGAATAAGATTCATGATTGTCGTCTATTGGTCATAAGGAAGACACGCTTAATGGTACTAATCCGTTAAGCTGGCTTGCATAGGCGCATGTTGCAGGCACAATAGCAGCAACGGCGACAAAGCCTCTACCGCGTTTAAGGAGATGCGCTGTGCGCGTAATTCGCAAATATGCCAACCGTAGGTTATACGATACTCAACAAAGTCGTTACGTGACGCTTGAGGATCTGCGGCGTTTGATCATCGAAGAAGAGCCCTTCCGCGTTGAGGATGCAAAAAGCGGTGAAGACCTAACACGGACCATTTTGCTGTCGATCATTATCGAACAAGAGCAGGCCGATAGTGAAGCCGAGGTTTTCTCCAATGATCTGCTCGCTCAGCTGATCCGTGTGTACGATATGTCATCGCCTTTACCGCTGGCACGTTATTTA
This genomic window from Halomonas sp. TD01 contains:
- a CDS encoding 16S rRNA (uracil(1498)-N(3))-methyltransferase, which codes for MNLILLDPSEVKGAYAYLTDARRITHLREVHRACVGDHFTVGLQGGQMGKAQLIELHNTQATFTLESLNEPPPPLLPVHLVLALPRPRMLARTLEHVTALGVKNITLLHTKRVEKSYWQSPELRAEKIHHHLVLGLEQARDTQLPSVTLCKGFRPFLEEQLPEQLKDRRGLVAHPGMPNACPRNIDGQILLLVGPEGGFIPWEVEKLLEAGCEGMHLGPRILRVETAVTALLSRLF
- the rloA3 gene encoding retropepsin-like aspartic peptidase RloA3, producing MGKTFLGVLAASAMASTLLVSTAAQADDKVFGWVENASIEPWGIAVKAKLDSGALTSSLDARNIEMFEKDGEEWVRFRLKLEDQESGETFSDQIERPLYREQKVRGAGGRDERPVVLMDVCMGDTVYEEQFSLRDREEMLYPLLLGRRTISHLGLLDVRNTFLQTPECGENAAYVPHDPADEQS
- the phaR gene encoding polyhydroxyalkanoate synthesis repressor PhaR; protein product: MRVIRKYANRRLYDTQQSRYVTLEDLRRLIIEEEPFRVEDAKSGEDLTRTILLSIIIEQEQADSEAEVFSNDLLAQLIRVYDMSSPLPLARYLEQGTQLMLEQQKRMQSQWQQAIRHSPMEFMRELAEENMRFWQKTLNQPNQTDDDDTPDKST